A single genomic interval of uncultured Desulfobulbus sp. harbors:
- a CDS encoding circularly permuted type 2 ATP-grasp protein: protein MVSMNSAQFVPPSHLLSPVPSLFSGMQCPPGFCYCEAFETNGQPRPQWRAIVDAMNEATIEILSQRQERAKQMRHEDGATYNPFDTPDGRGTPWALEMIPLPMTSIEWQGLEQGLMQRARLLERILGDVYGSQELLRSGQLPAELVYANPNFLRACHAIRPSYGRFLSLYAVDCLRAPDGSFKVVRDYGSCPVGLGYALENRIVISRLFADLYHHSLICRLAPFFRKLHNALVQRSTIGREDPNIVLLSPGPDSPIYFEQALLSRYLGYPLVEGQDLTVRNGRLFLKKLAGLEPVDSILRQIVDLQSDPFTLRRDTGIGVAGLIQVAREQNIDITNPIGAGFIDTPVLPAFLDRLCQALLGEDLVLHSVPLLWGGDGAERQQIRERAGELTVLPALDRCQSLHGDPLAALDSSPSAVMAREEVQPSMVPVWHHGGVQSRPVMMRFFLAATDEGFTMMPGGLAMTAPDVAPLMQGVPERLQSKDIWFLSEKPVEPFSLLSGLHNVAEFRRSSDLPSRVADHMLWLGRYLERAEGLIRLLRSLYRRLASENRPEDIPELEFILNLLRSTHTLPPLEEGEPLTQEELEMQLVEVFYREDRPESVIAILKRVQEAARNVRDRLNRDSWRVINRLEEFGDNPTSDPLDLLDNTLFTLSAFSGLAMEGMTRSLGWRFMDMGRRIERALHQISLVRFGLPQVCAASQNALEALLEVSDSIMTYRARYRTAFQLAPVLDLLLLDESNPKSLAFQLSRLATHVEELPRSSERRFASAEERMTLEMLTDIRLLELTDLACSHGAAENEEPLHQFLETMESNLFAFAQQVSAHYLTRVTATPHFAMHQGDSMP from the coding sequence ATGGTTTCCATGAATTCGGCCCAGTTCGTTCCGCCCAGCCACCTTCTTTCGCCCGTACCTTCCCTCTTCAGCGGCATGCAATGTCCGCCGGGGTTTTGCTACTGCGAGGCCTTTGAAACCAACGGTCAACCGCGTCCCCAGTGGCGGGCCATCGTCGATGCGATGAACGAGGCCACGATTGAGATCCTGAGCCAGCGCCAGGAGCGGGCCAAGCAGATGCGCCACGAGGATGGCGCCACCTACAACCCCTTTGATACTCCAGACGGGCGCGGTACGCCTTGGGCCCTGGAGATGATTCCCTTGCCCATGACCAGTATCGAGTGGCAGGGGTTGGAACAGGGACTGATGCAGCGCGCGCGCCTGTTGGAACGAATTCTGGGCGATGTCTATGGATCGCAGGAATTGCTTCGTTCAGGGCAGTTGCCGGCGGAGCTGGTGTATGCCAACCCCAACTTTCTCCGTGCCTGCCACGCCATTCGTCCCTCCTATGGGCGTTTTCTCAGTCTGTACGCGGTTGACTGCTTGCGTGCTCCCGACGGCAGTTTCAAGGTTGTGCGGGACTACGGTAGTTGTCCCGTGGGGCTGGGCTATGCACTGGAAAACCGCATCGTGATCTCCCGCCTCTTTGCCGATCTCTACCATCACAGTCTTATCTGTCGCCTGGCGCCGTTTTTCCGCAAGCTGCATAACGCGTTGGTGCAGCGCTCCACCATCGGTCGCGAGGACCCCAATATCGTGCTCCTCTCACCCGGTCCGGATAGCCCTATCTATTTCGAACAGGCGTTGCTCTCCCGTTATCTCGGCTATCCCCTGGTTGAAGGCCAGGATCTCACCGTGCGCAATGGCCGGCTGTTTTTGAAAAAACTGGCCGGGCTGGAACCGGTGGATTCGATTCTGCGCCAAATCGTGGATCTGCAGAGCGATCCCTTTACCCTGCGCCGGGATACCGGCATTGGCGTGGCCGGTTTGATTCAGGTGGCGCGTGAGCAGAACATCGATATCACCAATCCCATCGGTGCCGGCTTTATCGATACGCCGGTGTTGCCGGCCTTTCTCGATCGACTGTGCCAGGCGCTCTTGGGGGAGGACCTGGTGTTGCACAGTGTTCCCCTGCTCTGGGGGGGCGATGGTGCCGAGCGACAGCAGATCAGGGAGCGGGCAGGGGAGCTGACGGTTCTTCCGGCCCTGGACCGGTGTCAGTCGTTGCATGGCGATCCCCTGGCAGCCCTGGATTCGTCCCCCTCTGCCGTCATGGCGCGGGAAGAGGTGCAGCCATCCATGGTGCCGGTCTGGCATCATGGGGGCGTGCAGTCCCGACCGGTGATGATGCGCTTTTTTCTCGCGGCCACGGACGAGGGGTTCACCATGATGCCCGGCGGCCTGGCCATGACCGCGCCCGATGTGGCACCCCTTATGCAAGGAGTGCCGGAACGGTTGCAGAGCAAGGATATCTGGTTCCTGTCGGAGAAACCGGTGGAACCCTTCAGCCTGCTCAGTGGACTGCACAATGTGGCCGAGTTTCGCCGCTCCAGCGATCTTCCCAGTCGAGTGGCCGACCATATGCTCTGGCTGGGGCGCTATCTGGAGCGGGCCGAGGGGCTGATTCGCCTCTTGCGTTCCCTCTATCGCCGGCTGGCCAGTGAAAATCGGCCGGAAGATATTCCGGAGCTGGAGTTCATTCTCAACCTCCTGCGTTCAACCCATACCCTGCCGCCCCTGGAAGAGGGGGAACCCTTGACCCAGGAAGAGTTGGAGATGCAGCTGGTCGAGGTCTTCTACCGTGAGGATCGGCCGGAGAGTGTGATCGCCATTCTCAAGAGGGTGCAGGAGGCGGCGCGCAATGTTCGTGACCGGCTCAACCGCGATTCCTGGCGGGTGATCAACCGGTTGGAGGAGTTCGGCGACAATCCCACCAGTGATCCGCTTGACCTGCTGGATAACACCCTGTTTACCCTGAGTGCCTTCAGTGGTTTGGCCATGGAGGGCATGACCCGCAGTCTTGGCTGGCGATTTATGGATATGGGCCGCCGTATCGAGCGGGCCCTGCACCAGATCAGCCTGGTTCGCTTTGGTCTGCCGCAGGTCTGTGCGGCATCGCAAAACGCGCTCGAGGCCCTGCTCGAAGTTTCCGATTCGATCATGACCTACCGTGCCCGCTACCGCACCGCCTTTCAGCTGGCCCCGGTTCTTGATCTGCTTCTCCTGGATGAGAGCAATCCTAAGTCGCTCGCCTTTCAGCTCAGTCGACTGGCCACCCATGTGGAGGAGCTGCCCAGGTCCAGCGAACGCCGTTTTGCCAGCGCCGAGGAACGTATGACCCTGGAGATGCTCACCGACATTCGCCTGCTCGAACTGACCGACCTGGCCTGCAGCCACGGGGCTGCGGAAAACGAGGAGCCCCTGCATCAGTTTCTGGAGACCATGGAATCCAATCTCTTTGCCTTTGCGCAACAGGTGAGCGCCCACTACCTGACCAGGGTCACCGCCACCCCCCATTTTGCCATGCATCAGGGGGACTCCATGCCATGA
- a CDS encoding transglutaminase family protein, protein MKYRVTHTTAYHYSEPASLSQNELYLTPRTSSRQQVLQTHLNFVPQPQYLHQRIDYFGNVAHVLMIEQPHSELALTATCIVRTSRSQKIEPEATLPWEEVVRRLETHRFYEDLDAYQFSFASPMILLTPDIEAYARASFPPGVHILEGGMDLMHRIFNECAYDKAASTVDTPVDQVLAHKKGVCQDFSHLAIACFRSLGLAARYVSGYLETLPPPGKPKMVGADASHAWVSLYVPDEGWVDLDPTNDLIPGEMHITLAWGRDYSDVAPVKGVVMGGGLHTLAVEVDVARME, encoded by the coding sequence ATGAAGTACAGGGTCACCCACACCACGGCCTACCACTATTCGGAGCCGGCCTCGCTCTCCCAGAACGAGTTGTACCTCACCCCGCGCACAAGCAGTCGCCAACAGGTGCTGCAAACCCATCTGAATTTTGTGCCCCAGCCCCAGTATCTGCACCAGCGCATCGATTACTTCGGCAATGTTGCCCATGTGCTCATGATCGAACAGCCGCACAGCGAGCTCGCCCTCACCGCAACCTGCATCGTCCGTACAAGTCGCAGCCAGAAAATCGAGCCCGAGGCAACCCTGCCCTGGGAGGAGGTGGTCCGACGTCTGGAGACACATCGTTTCTATGAAGATCTCGATGCCTACCAGTTCAGCTTTGCAAGCCCAATGATTCTCCTGACCCCTGACATTGAGGCCTATGCCCGCGCCTCGTTTCCTCCGGGCGTACACATTTTGGAAGGGGGGATGGATCTGATGCACCGTATCTTCAACGAATGTGCCTACGATAAGGCGGCCTCGACTGTGGATACGCCGGTCGATCAGGTGCTTGCCCATAAGAAAGGCGTGTGCCAGGATTTTTCCCATCTGGCCATTGCCTGCTTCCGTTCCCTGGGGCTGGCCGCCCGTTATGTCAGCGGCTACCTCGAGACCCTGCCGCCGCCGGGCAAGCCCAAGATGGTGGGCGCCGATGCCTCCCATGCCTGGGTTTCCCTCTATGTGCCGGACGAGGGCTGGGTCGATCTCGATCCCACCAACGACCTCATCCCCGGAGAGATGCATATCACCCTGGCCTGGGGCCGGGATTACAGCGATGTGGCCCCGGTCAAGGGGGTGGTCATGGGCGGTGGGCTGCACACCCTCGCGGTTGAGGTGGATGTGGCACGGATGGAATAA
- a CDS encoding circularly permuted type 2 ATP-grasp protein, whose translation METFSSYDPGEFYDELIEPDGKPRPGAQLLVDTIESLPPGDLAMRQKAAEAMLLKMGITFNVYGREEGTEKIFPFDIIPRIVPAQDWEQIESGLKQRIFALNEFLQDIYNDKKILKDKVVPEDLVLSSRTYRKECEGFTPPKKIWCHVTGTDLVRDGDGRFYVLEDNLRCPSGVSYVLENRQVLKRTFPQVFAASKVRPVDEYPNKLLEMLEYLAPDHIKNPTIGVLTPGIYNSAYFEHSFLSQQMGIELVEGQDLVVADGYVHMLTTKGLKRVDVIYRRLDDDFIDPEVFRPDSLLGVKGLIGVYKAGRLAMANAPGTGIADDKVIYAYVPEIIKYYTGEDPILANVPTYICRDDDQRAYVLDHLDELVVKAANESGGYGMLVGPHASQAERDAFAEKIKAEPRNYMAQPTISLSRVPTLVGDRIEGRHVDLRPYVLFGKKIYVQPGGLTRVALTKGSLVVNSSQGGGSKDTWVL comes from the coding sequence ATGGAGACATTTTCAAGCTACGATCCTGGGGAATTTTACGACGAGCTCATCGAACCGGATGGAAAACCTCGTCCGGGGGCCCAGTTGCTGGTCGATACGATCGAATCCCTGCCGCCGGGTGATCTGGCCATGCGGCAAAAGGCGGCCGAGGCCATGCTGCTGAAGATGGGCATCACCTTCAATGTCTATGGCCGGGAGGAGGGGACGGAAAAAATCTTTCCCTTTGATATCATTCCACGTATCGTGCCGGCTCAAGATTGGGAACAGATCGAGTCCGGGCTTAAACAGCGTATCTTTGCGCTCAACGAGTTTCTGCAGGATATCTATAACGACAAGAAAATCCTCAAGGACAAGGTGGTTCCCGAGGACCTGGTGCTCTCGAGTCGGACCTACCGCAAGGAGTGCGAGGGGTTCACGCCACCGAAAAAGATCTGGTGCCATGTCACCGGGACCGACCTGGTGCGTGACGGTGATGGCCGTTTTTACGTGCTTGAGGATAATTTGCGTTGCCCTTCAGGCGTCTCCTATGTGCTAGAAAACCGGCAGGTGCTCAAACGGACCTTTCCCCAGGTATTCGCGGCTTCCAAGGTGCGGCCGGTGGATGAGTACCCGAACAAGCTCTTGGAGATGCTCGAGTACCTGGCGCCGGACCATATCAAGAATCCGACCATCGGTGTGCTCACCCCGGGCATCTACAACTCCGCCTACTTTGAACACTCCTTTCTCTCCCAGCAGATGGGCATTGAACTGGTCGAGGGCCAGGATCTGGTGGTCGCAGACGGGTATGTCCATATGCTCACCACCAAGGGGCTCAAGCGGGTGGATGTCATCTACCGCCGCTTGGATGACGATTTTATCGATCCCGAGGTCTTTCGCCCCGACTCCCTGCTCGGCGTCAAAGGGTTGATCGGCGTCTACAAGGCCGGCCGCCTGGCCATGGCCAATGCTCCCGGCACCGGTATTGCCGACGATAAGGTCATTTACGCCTATGTTCCCGAGATTATAAAATACTACACCGGTGAAGATCCGATTCTTGCCAATGTGCCCACCTACATCTGCCGTGACGACGACCAACGGGCTTACGTGCTTGATCACTTGGACGAACTCGTGGTCAAGGCGGCCAACGAGTCCGGCGGGTATGGCATGCTGGTCGGTCCGCATGCTTCTCAGGCCGAACGCGATGCATTTGCCGAGAAGATCAAGGCCGAGCCCCGGAACTACATGGCCCAGCCCACTATTTCCCTTTCCCGCGTACCCACCCTTGTCGGGGATCGCATCGAGGGCCGCCATGTCGATCTGCGGCCCTACGTGCTTTTCGGCAAGAAGATTTACGTCCAGCCCGGCGGTCTGACCCGGGTGGCCCTGACCAAGGGGTCCCTGGTGGTCAATTCGTCCCAGGGCGGCGGTTCCAAGGATACCTGGGTTCTGTAA
- the eutC gene encoding ethanolamine ammonia-lyase subunit EutC → MKTVERTTQKQPLARSAVIEDPWEELRCFTDARIALGRCGASLPLVSVLNLRMAHAQTRDAVHLPLDMGRLVEQLTDLGLSSLVLASAAADRATYLTRPDLGRRLDVTSQALVQQHATQGGCDLVLVVGDGLSSRAIAENAVPFIKGFQELCARFSDLRLGPVCLVNNCRVATGDEIGALLRAKMVAMLIGERPGLSSPNSMGIYLTYGPKVGTSDESRNCISNVRTGGLPVDEGGRKLAYLIEEAQRLKTTGVQLKDRMQADYLPFRLQQHLS, encoded by the coding sequence ATGAAGACAGTGGAGCGGACCACGCAAAAACAACCTTTGGCCAGATCCGCGGTGATCGAGGATCCCTGGGAGGAACTGCGCTGTTTTACCGATGCCCGTATTGCCTTGGGGCGTTGCGGCGCCAGTCTGCCACTGGTCTCGGTGCTGAACCTGCGCATGGCCCATGCCCAGACCCGCGATGCAGTGCATCTGCCTTTGGATATGGGGCGACTGGTCGAGCAGCTGACGGACCTTGGCCTGTCTTCTCTGGTGCTCGCCAGCGCTGCGGCCGATCGCGCCACCTATCTTACCCGTCCCGATCTCGGTCGCAGATTGGACGTAACGTCACAGGCGCTTGTGCAGCAGCATGCGACGCAAGGGGGCTGTGATCTGGTGCTGGTGGTCGGTGACGGCCTTTCCTCGCGTGCCATTGCGGAAAACGCCGTGCCCTTTATCAAAGGTTTTCAGGAACTCTGCGCTCGGTTCAGTGATCTGCGCCTCGGGCCTGTCTGTCTGGTGAACAACTGTCGCGTGGCCACCGGTGACGAAATCGGTGCATTGCTGAGGGCCAAAATGGTGGCCATGCTGATCGGCGAGCGTCCGGGACTCAGTTCACCCAACTCCATGGGAATCTACCTCACCTATGGTCCCAAGGTCGGCACTTCCGACGAGTCCCGGAACTGTATCTCCAACGTGCGCACAGGCGGTCTTCCGGTCGATGAGGGGGGGCGCAAGCTGGCTTATCTGATCGAGGAGGCCCAACGCCTGAAAACCACCGGGGTGCAGCTCAAAGACCGAATGCAGGCCGATTACCTGCCATTTCGTCTGCAGCAGCACTTGAGCTAA
- a CDS encoding transglutaminase family protein, producing the protein MGIHVALSHITTYRYDRPINLGPQVVRLRPAPHSRTPILSYSMTVTPKDHFINWQQDPFSNYLARLVFSEKTTEFEVAIDLLADMIVINPFDFFLEPEAETFPLTYDPGLKTDLMPYLAKAENGTKLLAFLKTIDRAPKQTVDFLVELNQRLSQEISYLIRMEPNVQSAEQTLTLKSGSCRDSAWLLVNILRHLGLAARFVSGYLIQLAPDVKSLDGPSGPEADFTDLHAWAEVYIPGAGWVGMDPTSGLFAGEGHVPLACSPEPQSAAPITGALDACEVEFSHTMQVRRVREEPRSTKPYPDDVWERIVSLGDQVDEELQAQDVRLTMGGEPTFIGIDRMDAPEWNTEALGEEKLRLSQNLLQRLLSQWASGGFVHCGQGKWYPGESLPRWALACYWRKDDIPVWRDPQWMADPSQDYGFGPAEAKRFIEALAKRLGVGTRYIRESFEDIHYYLYKEQRLPLNVDPKDPKLDDAEARTRMAQAFTRGLGAVVGYVLPLQHGSWITGPWPLKGDNLFLLPGDSPIGLRLPLESLPWVSSTDLPVQFSPDPLAEFGQLPDYQGQRSLIGNTENDKEKELRPQPKPFADPQPMVGESAAWVVRTALCVQPRDGKLFIFMPPVLKLEGYLELVAAIEATAEETGLPVLIEGYTPPYDPRLESLKITPDPGVIEVNIQPMRSWREMVEYTTSLYETARQCRLATEKFLVDGRQTGTGGGNHIVVGGSTPADSPFLRRPDLLRSLLTFWNNHPALSFLFSGLFIGPTSQQPRIDEARHDSLYELEIAFNELDRQLASPWGCPAWLVDRLFRNLLVDVSGNTHRAEFCIDKLYSPDSSTGRLGLLEFRAFEMPPHARMSLAQQLLLRTCITWFWKTPYRQPLVHWGTRLHDRFMLPEPVHDDLADVLDILTDAGFPLEMDFFHPHFEFRFPIMGRIECQGMELELRQALEPWHVLGEEPGGGGTARYVDSSVERLQIKVSGMVGERYVIACNGRRVPLQPTRTTGVFIGGVRFRAWQPPACLHPTIGVHAPLTIDLIDTWNSRAVAGCTYFVGHPGGRNYEVLPVNSYEAEGRRHARFIPHGHTPGGQQPIPALEPNQAFPYTLDLRR; encoded by the coding sequence GTGGGAATTCATGTTGCCCTGAGTCATATCACTACCTATCGCTATGATCGTCCCATCAACCTGGGGCCCCAGGTTGTGCGTCTACGCCCCGCGCCCCATAGCCGGACACCGATTCTTAGCTACTCCATGACGGTGACCCCCAAGGATCATTTCATCAACTGGCAGCAGGATCCCTTCAGTAACTACCTGGCACGGTTGGTTTTTTCTGAGAAAACCACTGAGTTTGAGGTCGCGATCGATCTGCTGGCGGACATGATCGTGATCAACCCCTTTGACTTCTTCCTCGAACCGGAGGCCGAAACCTTTCCCTTGACCTACGATCCGGGGCTCAAGACCGATCTGATGCCCTACCTGGCCAAGGCGGAGAATGGTACAAAGTTGTTGGCCTTTCTCAAGACCATTGATCGCGCACCCAAGCAGACGGTCGACTTTCTCGTCGAGCTCAACCAGCGGCTCAGTCAGGAGATCAGCTACCTGATCCGTATGGAGCCCAACGTGCAGAGTGCCGAGCAGACCTTGACCCTGAAGTCCGGTTCCTGCCGCGACTCGGCCTGGCTGCTGGTCAACATTCTCAGGCATCTGGGGCTGGCTGCCCGTTTCGTCTCAGGATACCTCATTCAGCTGGCCCCGGATGTGAAATCCTTGGACGGACCGTCCGGGCCGGAGGCGGATTTTACCGACCTCCACGCCTGGGCCGAGGTCTACATCCCCGGTGCCGGCTGGGTGGGCATGGATCCCACCTCCGGACTTTTTGCCGGGGAAGGGCATGTTCCCCTGGCCTGTTCCCCAGAACCGCAGAGTGCCGCGCCCATCACCGGCGCCCTGGATGCCTGCGAGGTGGAGTTCAGCCATACAATGCAGGTGCGCCGGGTGCGCGAGGAACCACGATCCACCAAACCCTATCCCGACGATGTCTGGGAGCGGATCGTCAGTCTGGGGGATCAGGTGGACGAGGAACTGCAGGCCCAGGATGTCCGCCTCACCATGGGCGGCGAGCCCACCTTCATCGGCATCGATCGTATGGATGCCCCGGAGTGGAATACCGAGGCCTTGGGGGAAGAGAAACTGCGTTTGTCGCAGAATCTGCTTCAGAGATTGCTCAGTCAGTGGGCGTCGGGTGGTTTTGTCCATTGCGGTCAGGGCAAGTGGTATCCGGGAGAATCCCTGCCCCGTTGGGCCCTGGCCTGTTACTGGCGCAAGGATGATATTCCTGTCTGGCGTGATCCCCAGTGGATGGCGGATCCCTCGCAGGACTACGGCTTTGGCCCGGCCGAGGCCAAGCGCTTCATTGAAGCCCTGGCCAAGCGATTGGGCGTGGGGACCCGATATATCCGCGAGTCCTTTGAGGATATCCATTACTATCTCTACAAGGAGCAGCGACTGCCGCTCAATGTCGATCCCAAGGATCCCAAGTTGGACGACGCCGAAGCCCGGACCCGTATGGCCCAGGCCTTTACACGTGGTCTGGGGGCGGTGGTCGGCTATGTCCTGCCGTTGCAGCATGGTTCCTGGATCACCGGCCCTTGGCCCTTGAAGGGCGACAACCTCTTTTTGCTCCCCGGCGACTCGCCCATCGGCCTGCGCCTGCCGCTGGAATCTCTGCCCTGGGTCTCATCAACGGATCTACCCGTGCAGTTTTCTCCGGATCCCCTGGCCGAATTCGGGCAGTTGCCGGATTACCAGGGACAGCGCTCCCTGATCGGCAACACGGAGAACGACAAGGAAAAAGAGCTTCGTCCCCAACCCAAACCCTTTGCCGATCCCCAGCCGATGGTGGGCGAATCGGCAGCCTGGGTGGTGCGAACCGCGCTCTGTGTGCAACCGCGAGACGGCAAACTCTTCATCTTCATGCCGCCGGTGCTCAAGCTTGAGGGCTATCTTGAACTGGTGGCCGCCATTGAGGCCACTGCCGAAGAGACCGGACTCCCTGTGCTGATCGAGGGCTATACCCCGCCCTATGATCCGCGCCTGGAGTCCCTGAAAATCACCCCCGATCCCGGGGTGATCGAGGTCAATATCCAGCCGATGCGCAGCTGGCGGGAGATGGTGGAATATACCACCAGCCTGTATGAGACAGCCCGTCAATGCCGCCTGGCTACGGAGAAATTTCTTGTCGATGGCCGTCAGACCGGGACCGGCGGCGGCAACCATATCGTGGTCGGCGGTTCAACCCCGGCGGACAGCCCCTTTCTTCGCCGGCCGGATCTGCTGCGGAGCCTGCTCACCTTCTGGAACAACCATCCGGCGCTCTCCTTTCTCTTCTCCGGCCTGTTCATCGGGCCCACCAGCCAGCAGCCGCGTATCGACGAGGCTCGTCACGACAGCCTCTATGAGTTGGAGATCGCCTTTAACGAGCTTGACCGGCAACTGGCCTCGCCCTGGGGCTGCCCAGCCTGGTTGGTGGATCGGCTCTTCCGCAATCTTCTTGTCGACGTGAGCGGCAACACCCACCGAGCCGAGTTCTGTATCGACAAGCTCTATTCCCCCGATTCCAGTACCGGCCGCCTGGGGCTCCTTGAGTTCCGCGCCTTTGAGATGCCGCCGCACGCCCGCATGAGCCTTGCACAGCAACTGCTTCTGCGGACCTGTATTACCTGGTTTTGGAAGACCCCTTACCGGCAGCCCCTGGTCCACTGGGGTACCCGGCTTCATGACCGGTTTATGTTGCCGGAGCCGGTGCACGATGATTTGGCCGATGTGCTCGATATTCTTACCGATGCGGGGTTCCCGCTGGAGATGGATTTCTTCCACCCGCATTTTGAGTTTCGTTTCCCTATCATGGGGCGTATTGAGTGTCAGGGAATGGAGCTCGAGCTGCGCCAGGCCCTGGAGCCCTGGCATGTGCTCGGCGAGGAACCCGGTGGCGGTGGAACGGCTCGCTACGTGGACAGCTCGGTGGAGCGGTTGCAGATCAAGGTCAGCGGCATGGTTGGCGAACGCTACGTAATTGCCTGCAACGGCCGCCGAGTCCCGCTGCAGCCCACCCGCACCACGGGCGTCTTTATCGGCGGGGTCCGTTTTCGTGCCTGGCAGCCGCCGGCCTGCCTCCATCCCACCATCGGTGTGCATGCCCCGCTGACCATCGACCTGATCGATACCTGGAACTCCCGGGCCGTGGCCGGATGCACCTACTTTGTCGGCCATCCCGGAGGCCGCAACTACGAGGTCCTGCCGGTGAACAGTTACGAGGCCGAGGGGCGGCGCCATGCCAGATTCATCCCCCATGGGCATACCCCGGGTGGGCAACAGCCAATACCGGCGCTTGAACCCAATCAGGCCTTTCCCTATACCTTGGATTTGCGGCGCTGA
- a CDS encoding polysaccharide deacetylase family protein: MKIFFVCIALLVGGLQGVSWAGVVTSLPGNEPIVALTFDACETKTPSFFDETIVSYLLAEQIPFTLFVSGKFARRNADELRQLARNPLIEVENHSLNHRQHMERLSDTAIVEEVLGCEALITGMTGRKPIFFRFPAGNYDQRSLKIVEGLGYRVVHWTFASGDPDKRITPGWLSTWVLNRTRQGNILIFHINGRGYSTAKALPVIVQQLRKKGYRFVLLRDVLGREEGKRSSVQDNQVSPPISLGT; this comes from the coding sequence ATGAAGATTTTTTTTGTCTGTATTGCGCTTCTTGTTGGGGGGCTCCAGGGAGTCTCCTGGGCCGGGGTAGTCACCAGCTTGCCGGGCAACGAGCCAATTGTTGCCCTCACCTTCGATGCCTGCGAGACGAAAACGCCCTCCTTTTTTGATGAAACCATTGTCAGCTATCTGCTCGCTGAGCAGATCCCCTTCACCCTTTTTGTAAGCGGCAAGTTTGCCCGGCGGAATGCGGATGAACTGAGGCAGCTTGCCCGCAATCCCTTGATTGAGGTCGAGAATCACTCTCTGAACCATAGGCAGCATATGGAGCGGTTGAGTGATACAGCCATTGTCGAGGAGGTGCTTGGTTGCGAGGCGCTGATCACCGGGATGACCGGCCGCAAACCCATTTTTTTTCGTTTTCCGGCAGGCAATTATGACCAACGGAGTTTGAAGATTGTCGAGGGCCTTGGCTACCGGGTGGTCCACTGGACCTTTGCCAGTGGTGACCCGGATAAACGCATCACCCCTGGGTGGCTCTCGACCTGGGTCCTGAACCGCACTCGCCAGGGCAATATATTGATTTTTCACATCAATGGTCGGGGATACAGTACCGCTAAGGCGCTGCCGGTTATTGTGCAGCAGTTGCGAAAGAAGGGTTACCGTTTTGTCCTGTTGCGTGATGTCCTCGGTAGGGAGGAGGGAAAACGCTCCAGCGTCCAGGACAACCAGGTCTCGCCACCGATCAGCTTGGGCACGTAA
- a CDS encoding alpha-E domain-containing protein produces MLSRVANSIYWMCRYIERAENVARFISVNLNLLLDMPGDMGRQWEPLVMITGDQEFFEDKYKEYTKEAVLNYLTFDRLYLNSIASCLAMARENARSIREIISSETWEHINTFYLELQDPMSPIMALQEPHKFYKNIQMNAHLFTGLLDSTMSHGEAWNFARMGMMLERADKTSRILDVKYFMLLPQVELVNTPVDNIQWTAVLKSASAFEMFRKEYHMITPKQVASFLVFDKSFPRSIRHCVNKAQISLQRIINGSSGGNGGNSAEKLLGRLAADLEYTDIDDVVNEGMHEYLDRLQTRINQIDEAIGTTFFNIKHLFESSAHEQ; encoded by the coding sequence ATGCTCAGTCGTGTCGCCAATTCTATCTACTGGATGTGCCGTTATATCGAGCGGGCGGAAAATGTGGCTCGTTTCATCAGCGTCAATCTCAACCTCCTGCTTGATATGCCTGGGGATATGGGGCGGCAGTGGGAGCCCCTGGTGATGATCACCGGTGACCAGGAGTTTTTTGAGGATAAGTACAAGGAATACACCAAGGAGGCGGTGCTCAACTACCTCACCTTCGATCGCCTCTATCTCAACTCCATTGCCAGTTGTCTGGCCATGGCACGCGAGAATGCGCGTTCCATTCGTGAAATAATCAGCTCGGAGACCTGGGAACACATCAATACCTTCTATCTGGAACTGCAGGATCCGATGAGTCCGATCATGGCCCTGCAGGAGCCGCATAAATTCTACAAAAACATCCAGATGAATGCCCATCTGTTTACCGGTTTGCTCGATTCCACCATGAGTCACGGTGAGGCCTGGAACTTTGCCCGCATGGGCATGATGCTCGAGCGCGCGGACAAGACCTCGCGTATTCTCGACGTGAAGTACTTCATGCTCCTGCCCCAGGTGGAACTGGTCAACACCCCGGTTGACAATATCCAGTGGACTGCGGTATTGAAATCGGCCAGTGCCTTTGAGATGTTCCGCAAGGAGTATCATATGATCACGCCGAAGCAGGTGGCCAGTTTCCTGGTTTTTGACAAGAGCTTTCCACGCTCCATTCGCCACTGCGTCAACAAGGCGCAGATCAGCCTGCAGCGGATCATAAACGGTTCCTCCGGCGGCAATGGCGGCAACTCGGCGGAAAAACTGCTGGGCCGGCTGGCAGCTGATTTGGAGTACACCGATATCGACGATGTGGTGAACGAGGGCATGCATGAATACCTTGACCGGCTGCAGACCCGCATCAACCAGATCGACGAGGCCATCGGTACCACCTTTTTCAACATCAAGCATCTGTTTGAAAGTAGCGCACACGAGCAGTAG